CAGAATTATCAACTTCAGCAGTCAGAGAAGTGTATTTTCCTGAGGTGTCTAATGACATCCTCAAACGAGCTGAGGAAAGATTATCCACTGGAGCTATGGAAGAAGTTTCAGTAATCTTTACAGTGTCTTAATATACTTGGTAAGAATTGTAACCTATTTAACTGGCAATTTAAAAAACTcttgtatatgtgtgtgtatatgcaCTTCATTTCTCTTAAGTCTGGCAACATGGCTTTGAACAAGTTAAGTCCTATTTTCTAGCACAAAGGATACAGACCTCCCCCTCCCCTCACATTGTTAAATGAGTCAGAGTGTAGTGACTCTGCTTCTTGTATCTTTTAAGGGGCAAATGTATACAATGGCATTAACAGGCAATTATCTATTGGTATgtttaattttataatttttgctTCTCAGGATGTGATCTTCGTGGTGAGCTGGTGGGAAAATTGAGTTATAAATCACCCCAATGGATGCGGACAGTGATGTTGCACTGGACATTTTAATCACAAATGTAGTGTGTGTTTTTAGAACAAGATGTCATTTAAACTTGAGGAAGATTGCATTAGAGGGAGCAAATGTGATATACAAGCGTGATGTTGGGGTAAGAGATTCAGCATACCTCAATTTATCTGTTTTTAGAAATGTTCCTTAAGCTAAACATTCTTCTGCTTAATACCTGTGAATGATGGAtagagaaaagcagaattttctttctctatttCTCTTGCTGTAGGTATTTATTAATGTATTTACAATACATTACTTGTACAGAAATGGGAGTGATGAAATGCTGTCTCAGGAGACAGCACTTGGTGAGGTGAATATTTGGTACAAGGTATGTGATGAGGCTTCTTATACTCAGGGTCTGTTTTGCCTCCCAAAATTTGATAGCTTTGTCAAGAAAATATATCTTAATACAGAGTCAGCAATGTCAAATCActgtaataagaaaaaaaatcagcatggTGCTTGTAGTTTTCAACTTTTTATTCCGTGAAAAATACCttcatttaatatattttgtgtACACTGAATCATTGGCTATTTCATGCTTATTTTGCTCTTCTCAAGAGCTGGATTTTTTAATTAGTGAAAGAGATGAAGGAGCAGTTCAATCCTATCAAAACTAAAGGGAGTTTTAGTGTAACTTTAGTTGATTTGGGTaacaagcaatttttttttttagtgtgaaATTTAATTACTGCTAATGAccaatttttctatttttcttttttagaagGTTTTAATGAAACTTAGGAAACCTAGGATTACGGCCACAATTTGGTCCTCAGGAAAAGTTATTTGCACAGGAGCCACAAGGTGAGTTCATGAAGATTCTTTCTCTAGCTCTAAAtctttatgtattttaaaatacaacatTGTAAATGAAGAAGAGGTAGTACTTACTGCTGCTTAAATTGGCCCACACTGGAACACATGTAGATCCTTGTCAACCACGTATTTGGAGGGAAGTTTTCTGTGTGAAGGTTTTGTGTGAGACAGTGTTCAAATCTTAAACAACATCAGTTTAGCCTTCTTGTGAGAGCAGCAAGGCAAACTGCCTTGTTAAGAAAATCCTAAAGAGATTTGAGAAGCCTTTAAGAATTCTGTGTGTTTAACTAGAAGTTGAGACTTGGGAAGGGATGACCTTTCCCGAGGAtatctctttattttttcacaAAACCCCACCTGAATTTAATCAAGTTTTACAGTGTTGAGGGACTGGAAAGAAGCAAAAGCAGACTCTCAGTTCAGAGACATCTCACACTCACTAAACTCTTAAGAGCTGAATTACTTTTAAGATATGTCTGCATTTTGAAGTGAGGATAAGGTAAAGTAAATTAGTAAATTTGCATACTTTGTGTCTGATCTCTGTTCCAAAATTAAAGAGGATTGTTCCTGATGTTAACTCCAGACTACCCATGATCATATTTATCTTTTAAGGGTACTGAAAATCATGTATGATTAAAACATGTCTCTCACTTCAGCTTGAGCCAAGTGCCAAGATATTCTGCAAATAGGGCATGAAGGACTCCATTGGAATGTCTGTCTAGTTAAAATGTAATACTTACAGTAGGATGAAGTGAAGGCTGTCCATGAGATCATGGTTGATGTACTACATTATATAATGGTTCATTTTGTAGTCTGAGTAGCTAttgtggtgtgtgtgtgtgtgtgcacaacTATATACTCTATTTCTGTTAATGCTAggtccttttttttcctcctttataGTGAAGAAGAAGCTAAAT
The genomic region above belongs to Passer domesticus isolate bPasDom1 chromosome 3, bPasDom1.hap1, whole genome shotgun sequence and contains:
- the TBPL1 gene encoding TATA box-binding protein-like 1 isoform X1; amino-acid sequence: MDADSDVALDILITNVVCVFRTRCHLNLRKIALEGANVIYKRDVGVFINVFTIHYLYRNGSDEMLSQETALGEVNIWYKKVLMKLRKPRITATIWSSGKVICTGATSEEEAKFGARRLARSLQKLGFQVIFTDFKVVNVLAVCNMPFEIRLPEFTKNNRPHASYEPELHPAVCYRIKSLRATLQIFSTGSITVTGPNVKAVASAVEQIYPFVFESRK